The DNA window GTACCAGGATAACGAACTTCTACACCGAAGCTACTAAGAAATGTCGCAGCTTCCCTAACCTTGTCAGAGACGGCCACAAAGTTGCTGATTCGTTCAATTAGGGCATCAAGATCATGCGTACGCGGGACGTGTT is part of the Sulfoacidibacillus ferrooxidans genome and encodes:
- a CDS encoding HEPN domain-containing protein — translated: HVPRTHDLDALIERISNFVAVSDKVREAATFLSSFGVEVRYPGTDSDLEDARESLQMANRIVNWITSYFSE